The Ruminococcaceae bacterium R-25 DNA segment GAGTCATGATGATATTATCATTCAGCACTTACGGATAGGCTCGTGTGGCGGAATTGGCAGACGCAACGGACTTAAAATCCGTCGGAGTAAAATCCGTACCGGTTCAAGTCCGGTCACGAGCACCATTTATTCCTTGTTTAAGTGCAGCGATTGATATCGCGGAGTGGAGCAGTTGGTAGCTTGCCGGGCTCATAACCCGGAGGTCGTGTGGTTCGAGTCCCGCCTCCGCAACCAAATTAAAGAGAGGTTGTCTCATGCGAGGCAACCTTTTTTCTTGATTGTCACAAACATGCCATATATATAGATTTCTTGTTTTATTAATATTTGTGTATAATGTATGCGGATTTTCAGCTTATAGGGGAGGCTACTTTCAAATGGCTAATCTTCAGAGTGAACGTACCGCAGAACGTAATGACGTTACCGGTAGAATAGTTCGTATCTGTTTATTGATAATCGTATCTTTCGTAGTGGCAATTGCTGCTGTATCTTTTGCAGTTCATCACATGAGACTGCAGTTCGAGAATGAATTCAAGAGGATATCTGATACAAAGATGCGTCAGGTTACTGACATTGTCAGGATGAGCATCGATGGTGATGACCTTGTTTCAAATACTGTAAATGCACCTGCAAAGTACAGCGCTGTTTTGGATCTCATGCTTGTCGATACAACAAAAGAGAATCTCTCAGCAGAAGGCTATGGCCTTTTCGGATACAGCCAGGGCCAGTTGTCACTCCTTTTGAGCCACGGCGTTAACGATCCTTCGGAATTTGCCGTAGCAGGAAGAGATATTTCGGAGTGGCTCGGATCTTCCGACAGCACCATTGTTAACGGCAAGAATTATGAGAGCATTATCGTCCCTATCATTGACAGCACAGGAATCTGTGTAGGAGTTTTCGAATACAAGTGCACATTCGGTGAGCTCTATGATATCGGTGACAAGCTCGAATCAAGGATCCTTACCGCATGCATAATCGCAGTCCTTGCAGGCGTTCTTATTTTCGCTGTTCAGGAGATCCTTATCCGTGTATTCAGAGGAAAAGGTGACGGCAAGGGAAGTAATGAGACAGCACAGAGCCGTGACAGGAGACTTATCTCTTCTACGATCGGATACTGCTTTACTATCATTTTGGTAGTTCTCCTCGTAATGGCTACACAACTTTCGAAAACTTATATTAAAGCACTCGAGAGTGAGCGTGCCGACATGATGGAAAAGTGCGCAGTAACTTCAGCTGCAGCGCTCTCTTATACAGATGTCAGAGAGAATATGGCATACATGCTCCCGGTATATAAGTATGCTAAGGATAAGCCTTATACCGTTAATATTTACACGATGGCAGGCGACTCATTCTTAAGACTCTATTCATCAACAGCTACAGGCAATGTTGAGCAGACTTATCTTACAGGTGCAGGAAACCAGTATATCGACTGCTTCACTCTCCAGCAGGTTGCATTTACTAAAAGAACTGACAGCGGAACATCTTATGTCTGTGCTATTTCGCCTATCATATCTTCGGAAAATACCGTTGCCGGCATTATCGAGATCATGATGCCCTATTCCGACTTTGAGAGTTCAGTTAACGGAATGAGCCTTTCATGGATATTCACTATCATCTCGATTGCGATCTCTATGGGTATCATCGTCTTCGAATTGAACCTTCTCATTTCGACGATCTCCAGAGGTATTTCAGGAAATGCTCCGGTTCTTGTCATGTATGGCGAGAATGCGAACAGGTTCCTGTCGTTCTTTACATCGTTCGGTTCGATCATGATGCCGGTCGCGTTTGCCGAGTATTTCAAGCAGATGCTCGAAAAATTCCCGAAGCCGGCTGTACAGGCTTTCATAGCCGTTACTTTGCTCTTGTTTATCTGGGGTTATCTCGGATTCTCTGAGATCAGGAACAGCCTTAAGACGAAGCTTACGAGCAGGATCGCTCTGGTTGCAGTCACATGCGTAGGATATTTCCTGGCTCTCATTGCTGGCGTTATCAGCTTCCCTTATCTCACAACTGTTTTAGCGCTTCCTATCGGTTTCTGCTTCGGTATGTCATTCGATTACTTAAGAGACTACAGGATCAATGCAGGACGTCTGGGATACAAGGACTATAACGACAGGGTCATCCACAATGTTCAGGCATCTTCTTACTTCCTCGGTGCTGCCGTAGGCGCAGTTATCGGCGGTATTTGCTATGAGAGATTCGGATTATTCGTTGTAACGATCATCAGCGGTGCTGCACTCGTTCTTACATCTATCGGCATGATCTATTTCATGCAGAATAATACGCAGGTCAGGGAAGCGCCTTTGTCTATCAGCGGATATCTTTCCGTATTCGGTGATTCCAGAGTTTCCAAGTTCCTGAATTCATCATTCCTGATGTTAGGCGTTGCGATCGCTTTCGTATTCTTCTTTATCCCTAACTATCTTGGAAATGTAGGCATCTCGCTTCCTACGACATCTTTCTATTTCCTGGTCTGCGGTTTTACTGCCTGCTTTGTTTGCGGATTTGCTAAACAAAGATTTGCTCATATTCTCACATCACGTACGAGAGTATTGATACAGGCCGCTTCGACAGTTATAGGATTGTTTGTATTTGCGCTTCTGCCTTCTGCAAAGACGCTTGTTATTACCAGTGCATTCCTGGGAATCGCTCTCGGAATCCATGACTATTACTACATCTACGTTCTGTACCTTATCTGCAATGGTACCGTAAAGGCTAACTTAAGAAAGCTTGCGGAATACACGGTCTACTTTGGTGCCGGAATCATGGTGCCGATCATCATGGTTGCATTTATGGTAGATAACGTAAGGATCACATTCCTTGTTGTATCATTGATCGTTGCAATCCTTGCATTCCTTTATCCTCTGTCTTCTTTCTCCGGCATGATCGATGAGAGAGACCTCTCATTAAAGCCTCAGAAGAAGGGACAGGATAAGCCCCAGGCAAAGGCCAATGCACGTTCCCGTGCGCCTCAGGCTCCTGTAAACACACAGCCTGCAGTTATGCCTGACGGAACAGTTGCAGTTGATACGCAGAGCGCAGCATACATCCCTGAAGAACAGTATGTTGAACCTGCTGCTCAGTACAATGAACCCATGCCTCAGGCTCCTGTTGAGCAGGCTTACCAGGCACCCGTTGAACAGCAGTATCAGCAGCAGTATCAGCAGCCTTACCAGCAGGTATATCAGGAACCATACCAGCAGCAATATACACAACAGTATCAGCAGCCCGCTCAGTATCAGGATCCTTATCAGCAGCCTGTTCAGCAGTATCAGGCACCTGCAGATCAGTATCAGCAGCAGTACCAAAATGATCCTTACGGATCCCAGTACAGCGCACCTGTTAATCCCCAGATGCCTCAGGGCGGAATGTACGTTGATCCCTATGCCGGATCAGGTCCGTCTCCATACGATACAACAGCAAATCAGGGTCCTGTAGATCCTCTTGCTTTCCTTAATAACGACGGTAATGAAGGAGGAAATCAATAATGGCTGATGAACTCTGGAATCAGAAACTGACACGCGAGAATATCCGCGATTTCTATATGTCCACAGTAGTTATGGTCTATTCTTCATGCTACGGTATCACCAAAGAAGCAACAAGATGCGAGAATGCCATAATCAAGTCTTATCTTGACATATATTCAAAGCGCAACAATGTGCCCGGAGATAAGGTTATCTATGAGTTCGGCGATATCCTTCTTGCCAATGCCAAGAATATCGTTGCGCAGTATCCGCTTCCTGCAGATATGACTTTCGAGGACAGGCTCCTTGATGAATATACACGCAATTCCATGCTCGAAAAGATCCTTTCAAAGATCGATTCAAAGAGCTTCAGAGCAATGGAGTTTATCAATACAGATGTAAAGAATAAGGCTGTAAGGCGTCCTAAGCAGATGAGAAAGCTTAACGATCTTTTCCAGGTTACGCCCCTTTTGATCCTTGAGGTCATTGTGCTTGCGATTATTATCTGGATGGTCAGCTTTGCCTCAGTAACTTTGCCTTACAGAAATTCCGAACTCATAAATGATAAGGGTATTTTCGAGACTGCAACGATCCAGGAAAAGCTAGTAAATGCACTTGCTTTCTATCCTATCAGGATTCAGACAAATAAATCTGCAGAAGAAGGATTCATGCCTGTCCAGACAACTCCGACACAGGCAACTGAAGCTTCTACAGAGAGTTTGGAGGAGACAACGACGACCAACAATCAGCCTGCGGCATCGCTCGCTGAGACAACGGTTCCCGGTATTTCTGCAACCAGCGGCTGATATCAATATCGTTATAGGGGGTGTTGGTGAATGGATAAATATGCATTCCTGCTTGAACTGAATTCAAATCTCGCGATGAAGATTTCAGGCAATGAGATCACGGGTGATCTCGGCAATCTTTTTATCAATATCGCCTTTACCAAAGATTTGGATCTCTGTGTAAGTACAAAGGTCTTTCTCTTCGGCGATTATCCATTAAAAGATCATATCCAGGCTGCTTATGACAAAACAAGCTGCTTTTCCGAGTATGATCTCGAAAACGAGAACTTAGAGCTTATTGTTCCCAGAGAGAATCTCTCAATGGATACTGCTTTTAATATCTCACAGGACATAATTGTTTTCGCGAATACTCTTAATGGATATGGCTATAAATCAACTGAATCTTCGATCGACATACATGGTGGCAAGAGCACGGTACGTGGCGAGTTCTACAGTGAAGAAATCAAAGAAGATCTCGAGAAAACTCCGATCTATCTGAAGTCACCGAGAATGGGGTGGGGGATACTCGGAGCAGTTATCGCAACGATTGTTTCTTTGTTTCTCATGGTTGTGGCAGGCATGGTAAACAGCTGGTTCTTTTATCTACCTGCTATTTTCATTGGTGCCGTCCTGCCGCTCCTTTTGTATGAGATATTTGCAAAAGAAAGAGTATGTCTTATTGGAATAGGTGTATGCCTTGTCTTGACGATCTTTGCAATGCTTATGGGAGACAGGTTCATCTGGACCATGAACCTTATTGATTGGATACCCGGCGCTACATTTGCTCAGGCTTATGCCGAAGTTCCGTATCTTGTCGAAGATGAGGTCGTTACCGCCGAAATGTATTACAGGGATTTCTTCGTAATGGGCTTTGCGGTGGTGTTCGTTTATCTGATTACTTTCCTGAACTTCATAGTTATGAAGGTGACTATTGCAGACTGGTTTAAAAAGAACACAAAATTAGCCGGCTGATATTTAAAATCAAATCCGATAAAATTGACCCGAAATATAGTATTTTCGGGTCTTTTATAATGTGTATCATATAAATATCACAAATTTTTTAGCCGTATTGAAAGGAGCAGGATATTATGTTTGATTTCAAGTATTTCACACCTACAAAAGTCGTGTTCGGAAAGAACACAGAATCAAAGGTAGCAGAGCTTATTAAAGAGTTCGGCGGCACAAAGATCCTAATCCATTACGGCGGCGGAAGCGTAGTCCGTTCAGGCCTTTTAAAGAAGGTAACTGACACTTTGGACAATGCCGGTATCAGCTATGTAACACTTGGCGGCGCTGTACCGAATCCTCATCTCGGACTTGTTTATGAAGGTATCGAACTCTGCAAAAAAGAAGGCGTTGATTTCCTTCTTGCAGTAGGCGGCGGAAGCGCTATCGATTCCGCTAAGGCAATCGGTTACGGCGTTGCCAATGAAGGCGATGTATGGGATTTCTACGACTATAAGCGTCAGGCAAAAGGATGCCTTCCTCTGGGTGTTATCCTTACCATTGCTGCTACAGGCAGTGAGATGAGCGATTCTTCAGTAATCACAAAGGAAGAGGGTCTTGTTAAGAGAGGCTACAGCAGTGATTATTCACGTGCAAAGTTCGCTATCATGAATCCCGAACTTACAATGACTCTGCCTGATTACCAGACAGCATGCGGATGCACAGATATCATGATGCATACGATGGAAAGATATTTTACGAATGGCGGCAATATGGAGATCACAGATGCTCTTGCAGAAGGCCTTCTCCGTACTGTTAAGAAGAATGCCGTTATCCTTAGAGACGATCCTCAGAACTACGATGCACGTGCTGAAGTTATGTGGGCAGGAAGCCTTGCACATAACGGCCTTACAGGCTGCGGCAATGACGGCGGCGACTGGATGACTCATAAGCTCGAGCATGAGTTAGGCGGCCTTTACGACGTAGCACACGGCGCAGGCCTTGCAGCTATCTGGGGCACATGGGCAAGATATGTAATGAACGACTGTCTGCCTCGTTTTAAGAAGTATGCGATCAACGTTATGGGTGTCGCTGATGAAGGTACAGATGAAGAGATCGCCCTTAAGGGTATCGAAGCAATGGAAGACTTCTACAGATCGATCAAGATGCCTACAAACCTTCGCGAATTAGGCGTTAATCCGACAGAGGAAGAACTCGTTGATATGGCTCATAAGTGCGCAGTCGGCGTAGGCGGCGAGATGGGTTCAGCCAAGGTCCTTAACGAAGCAGATATGCTCGCGATTTACCGCGCAAGTATGTAATCAGACTCACAATAATCATTCTTTACAGGAGGATTCCATTATGTCAGTAAAATGGGGCGTTTTGGGCACTGCGAATATCGCAAGAGGTTGTACTATTCCCGGTATGAAAATGGCTGAGAACTGTGAGCTTTATGCTATTGCCGGAAGAAATGAAGCCAAGGTGCAGAGCTATAAGGATGAGTTCGGTTTTGAGAAAGCTTATGTAGGATATGACAAGCTTTTGGAAGACCCTGAAGTACAGGCGGTTTATATCCCGCTTCCCAATAATCTTCACAAGGAATGGGTTATCAAGGCTCTTAAGGCAGGAAAGCATGTTCTATGTGAGAAACCTCTTGCTTTAAGTGCTGCTGATGCAAGAGAGATGTTCGCTGTTGCAAAAGAGAATAACGTTATCCTGATGGAAGCATATGCATATCTCCACAGCCCTTATATCCAGTCTCTTAAGGACGATATAAAGAGCGGCATCATCGGTGATGTCGAGTTTGTTGATACCGCATTCTTTACCCAGTATTACATCGAAGATATCAGAATGTATAAAGAGCTTGGCGGCGGTGCCGTTTATGATCTCGGATGCTACTGCACGACAATGATCTTATCTCTCATTGATTCGACACCTGACTTTGTTACAGCTAAGGCTGAGTTCAATGACAAAGGTGCTGATGTACTGGCTTCTGTTATATTAAAGTTCGAAAACGGAGCGAGGGCAGTATTCAATGTCGGCATGATCTTTGATCCGGGTTCTGACAGAAGAAAAGATATCCTTTATATTCACGGCTCAAAGGGAACTATCGTATCTGACGTTGAATATAACCAGGAAGGCAGAGTTACATATACGGTAACATCCGGAAACAAGGTCTATAACCCTTCTATCAATGTTCCGCAGAACTATATGCTTGAAGTAGAACAGCTCGGAAGATGCATCGAAAGAGGCGAGGAGCAGCACATCACACCTGAATTCTCCATTAAGAATGCAGAGCTTCTCGACAAGATCTTAGAGCAGATCGGATATTAATGAGATGAATGACATGAACGAGACATTGAAAGTTTTAGAGACCAGAAGAAGCTGCAGAAACTTTAAGCCTGATATGGTGAAAGAGGAAGACTTGAAGGCGATCCTTGAGGCAGGCACTTATGCTGCTACAGGTATGGGAAAGCAAAGCCCCATAATCATTGTTGTTACTGACAAAGCAACAAGAGATGCCCTGTCTGCCGCTAACGCAAAGATAGCAGGAATGCCTGAAGGTACGGATCCTTTCTATGGCGCTCCGGTGATCCTTATCGTTCTTGCCAAAAAGGATGTCGTTACTCATATCTACGACGGTTCTCTTGTTATGGGCAATCTCATGAATGCTGCAAAGAGCCTTGGTGTTGACAGCATCTGGATCCACAGAGCTAAGGAAGAATTCGAATCTGAGATCGGCAGTGATATCCTTTCAAAGCTCGGTATCACAGATGAGTATGAGGGTATAGGTCATTGTGCTTTAGGCTATGCCGCTGCACCTTTGAATGACCCTGCTCCCAGAAAAG contains these protein-coding regions:
- a CDS encoding putative dehydrogenase, producing the protein MSVKWGVLGTANIARGCTIPGMKMAENCELYAIAGRNEAKVQSYKDEFGFEKAYVGYDKLLEDPEVQAVYIPLPNNLHKEWVIKALKAGKHVLCEKPLALSAADAREMFAVAKENNVILMEAYAYLHSPYIQSLKDDIKSGIIGDVEFVDTAFFTQYYIEDIRMYKELGGGAVYDLGCYCTTMILSLIDSTPDFVTAKAEFNDKGADVLASVILKFENGARAVFNVGMIFDPGSDRRKDILYIHGSKGTIVSDVEYNQEGRVTYTVTSGNKVYNPSINVPQNYMLEVEQLGRCIERGEEQHITPEFSIKNAELLDKILEQIGY
- a CDS encoding nitroreductase, producing the protein MNDMNETLKVLETRRSCRNFKPDMVKEEDLKAILEAGTYAATGMGKQSPIIIVVTDKATRDALSAANAKIAGMPEGTDPFYGAPVILIVLAKKDVVTHIYDGSLVMGNLMNAAKSLGVDSIWIHRAKEEFESEIGSDILSKLGITDEYEGIGHCALGYAAAPLNDPAPRKENYVYYI